One part of the Aliivibrio fischeri ATCC 7744 = JCM 18803 = DSM 507 genome encodes these proteins:
- the hrpB gene encoding ATP-dependent helicase HrpB, whose protein sequence is MSQLPIETVIPSLIEKLKHHSQLILKASTGAGKSTFLPLTLLRENLIDGKIIMLEPRRLAARNIANYLASQLGEKVGEQVGFRVRGEAKVSSKTRLEIVTEGIMTRMIQSDPELSGVGLLIFDEYHERSIHADTSLAFALEVQEALREDLKLLVMSATLDQAALQKLLPNAAYLESDGRLFPVETRYQPLKANQKLLDATENAIRQTLINETGSILVFLSGVGEIKQLEERLSDLSSEVILAPLYGQLEIRKQQQALIPAPIGQRKVVLATNIAETSLTIEGVRVVIDSGYENKASFDAKTGITKLEKRRIAQSASEQRKGRAGRLESGVCIQLYSESQFKQQALVPTPEIESSDLSSLIVELAKWGVTQPSDLQWLTLPPNSNVQQAKELLKQLGQLDTQGQLTVLGEQSQHLGMDPRLSRILLRAKEMSLAHLNTALFLLPIIEEPAQSIKSKDVSYHLSLLLDGKYPKSNYYHQRAHRLAKILLVNEDKELASPTYVGEVLVNGFPDRLAMAKGNSGQFQLSNGHGVQVDELENLAQSDYLVVVDLLKGVNNRSQVLLGASLTLSSLLDSCSDLLSEVEYVDWDEKNGRMLAEQRTQLGALVIKRQLIKSPDESKISEALLRMVQRQGLSSLNWSDTVEAFHSRLLCASIWLPELGLPLLDETHLLNDVDKWLQPFMNHIKSDKQLKALNIMEVLEAYVGWNNMQLINEYLPNHYVLPTGTKAKIQYQLQSEPKISVRMQEVYGEAETPLLAKGTKKLMMELLSPAQRPLQTTSDLAGFWQGSYKEVQKEMKGRYPKHIWPDDPATHQATKKTKRHFN, encoded by the coding sequence TTGTCACAGTTACCTATTGAAACAGTGATCCCATCACTGATTGAGAAATTAAAGCACCACTCTCAGCTTATATTAAAAGCGTCGACAGGTGCTGGTAAGTCTACTTTTTTGCCGCTTACTTTATTAAGAGAGAATCTGATTGACGGCAAAATTATTATGTTAGAGCCAAGGCGCTTAGCTGCCCGTAATATTGCGAATTACTTAGCATCTCAATTAGGTGAAAAGGTGGGGGAACAGGTTGGTTTTAGAGTGCGTGGTGAAGCAAAGGTCAGCTCTAAAACTCGTTTGGAGATTGTGACAGAAGGGATCATGACTCGTATGATTCAGTCTGATCCTGAATTATCAGGCGTAGGGTTACTTATTTTTGATGAATACCATGAAAGAAGCATTCACGCAGATACTTCTTTAGCTTTTGCTCTGGAAGTCCAAGAGGCTCTGAGGGAAGATCTTAAATTATTGGTGATGTCAGCAACATTAGATCAGGCAGCACTGCAAAAATTATTACCGAATGCGGCCTATTTAGAGTCAGACGGTCGTTTATTTCCAGTTGAAACACGTTATCAGCCATTAAAAGCGAATCAAAAATTACTTGATGCAACAGAGAATGCTATTCGACAAACTTTGATTAATGAAACTGGCTCAATTTTGGTTTTTCTTTCTGGAGTCGGGGAGATTAAACAACTGGAAGAAAGGTTAAGTGATCTTTCATCAGAGGTGATTCTTGCTCCTTTGTATGGTCAACTGGAAATAAGAAAGCAACAACAAGCATTAATACCTGCACCAATAGGACAAAGAAAAGTTGTACTTGCAACGAATATCGCTGAAACCAGTTTAACGATTGAAGGTGTTCGAGTCGTTATCGATAGTGGGTATGAAAATAAGGCGAGCTTTGATGCGAAAACAGGAATTACAAAATTAGAAAAAAGGCGTATAGCACAATCAGCATCAGAGCAAAGAAAAGGACGAGCAGGACGTTTAGAATCAGGTGTCTGCATTCAACTGTACAGTGAGTCGCAATTCAAACAACAAGCGTTAGTTCCTACCCCTGAAATTGAATCGTCAGATCTTAGTTCTTTGATTGTAGAGTTAGCCAAGTGGGGAGTGACACAACCCTCGGATTTACAATGGTTAACATTGCCACCCAATTCTAATGTTCAACAAGCAAAAGAATTGTTAAAACAATTGGGACAACTTGATACCCAAGGACAATTGACAGTGCTTGGTGAACAATCACAACATTTAGGAATGGATCCTCGACTTTCTAGGATATTGCTTCGTGCAAAGGAAATGTCATTGGCTCATCTAAATACGGCATTATTTCTTTTGCCGATTATTGAAGAGCCTGCTCAGTCGATAAAGTCAAAAGACGTAAGTTACCACCTTTCTTTGCTGCTAGATGGGAAGTATCCGAAATCAAATTATTATCATCAAAGAGCTCACCGATTAGCTAAAATACTCTTAGTTAATGAAGATAAAGAATTGGCATCACCTACTTATGTAGGAGAAGTATTAGTTAATGGTTTTCCCGATAGACTTGCAATGGCTAAAGGTAACTCTGGTCAATTTCAATTATCTAATGGGCATGGGGTTCAAGTTGATGAACTAGAAAATCTTGCTCAAAGTGATTATTTGGTGGTGGTTGATTTATTAAAAGGCGTAAATAACCGCAGTCAGGTTTTACTTGGTGCTTCTTTAACACTGTCATCACTTTTAGACTCCTGTTCTGATTTACTATCTGAAGTAGAGTATGTTGATTGGGATGAAAAAAATGGTCGCATGCTTGCCGAACAACGGACTCAATTAGGGGCGTTGGTGATTAAGCGTCAACTAATAAAGTCACCAGATGAAAGTAAAATATCAGAAGCATTGCTACGCATGGTTCAGAGACAAGGATTATCTAGCTTAAATTGGAGTGACACAGTAGAAGCATTTCATTCTCGTTTGCTATGTGCATCGATATGGTTGCCTGAATTGGGTTTACCTTTGTTAGATGAAACCCATTTATTAAATGATGTCGATAAGTGGCTGCAACCTTTTATGAATCACATCAAAAGTGATAAACAACTAAAAGCACTGAACATTATGGAAGTGCTAGAGGCTTATGTTGGTTGGAATAATATGCAGTTAATTAATGAATATTTACCTAATCATTACGTATTACCGACAGGAACAAAAGCAAAGATACAGTATCAATTACAATCAGAACCTAAGATCTCAGTTCGAATGCAAGAAGTATATGGAGAGGCTGAAACGCCATTATTAGCAAAAGGAACAAAGAAACTAATGATGGAGCTATTGTCACCAGCGCAAAGACCATTACAAACAACAAGCGATCTTGCTGGTTTTTGGCAAGGTTCTTATAAAGAAGTACAAAAAGAGATGAAAGGACGTTATCCAAAGCATATTTGGCCAGATGATCCTGCAACACATCAAGCAACCAAAAAAACAAAACGTCACTTTAACTAA
- the sfsA gene encoding DNA/RNA nuclease SfsA codes for MKFEPELESGKLIKRYKRFLADIKLEDNSERTIHCANTGAMTGCAEPDSTVFFSTSSNLKRKYPNSWELSVTENNHTICVNTLRANQLVVEAIQEQNIKELTEYDELKTEVKYGSENSRIDILLTGKSLPDCYIEVKSVTLLSESGQGFFPDAVTTRGQKHLRGLSEMAQLGHKAILFFAVLHSGIEKVSIAHHIDQQYHSLLIDAIENGVNILCYQAEMSSKEMKIVRKLPFSI; via the coding sequence ATGAAATTTGAACCTGAATTAGAATCTGGGAAGCTGATAAAACGCTATAAACGCTTTTTAGCTGATATTAAACTTGAAGATAATAGTGAACGCACGATTCATTGTGCTAACACTGGGGCAATGACTGGCTGTGCAGAACCTGACAGTACGGTGTTTTTTTCAACATCCAGTAATCTCAAGCGCAAATACCCTAACAGTTGGGAGCTCAGCGTCACAGAAAACAATCACACAATATGCGTTAATACCCTTCGAGCTAATCAATTAGTTGTCGAGGCGATTCAAGAGCAGAACATAAAAGAACTGACTGAATATGACGAGCTAAAAACCGAAGTAAAATACGGCTCAGAGAACAGTCGAATTGATATTTTACTTACTGGTAAATCGTTACCTGACTGCTATATTGAAGTGAAGAGCGTCACATTATTAAGTGAATCGGGGCAAGGTTTCTTTCCTGATGCCGTTACAACTCGAGGCCAAAAACACTTAAGGGGATTAAGCGAAATGGCACAACTTGGCCATAAAGCCATATTATTTTTCGCTGTTTTACATTCAGGTATTGAAAAAGTCTCAATCGCACACCATATAGACCAGCAATATCATTCTTTATTAATTGATGCGATTGAAAATGGGGTCAATATTCTCTGCTACCAAGCAGAGATGTCATCAAAAGAGATGAAGATCGTACGCAAGCTACCTTTTAGTATTTAG
- the dksA gene encoding RNA polymerase-binding protein DksA: MPESNTKRTLGILAIAGVEPYQEKAGEEYMGPAQVEHFTKILEAWRNQLREEVARTVNHMKDEAANFPDPVDRAAQEEEFSLELRNRDRERRLIKKIEKTLTKIEEEEFGFCDSCGVEIGIRRLEARPTADLCIDCKTLAEIKEKQMAG, encoded by the coding sequence ATGCCAGAGAGCAATACAAAAAGAACGCTAGGAATTCTAGCTATCGCTGGTGTTGAACCTTATCAGGAAAAAGCCGGTGAGGAATACATGGGCCCAGCCCAAGTTGAACACTTTACAAAGATTCTAGAAGCTTGGCGTAACCAACTTAGGGAAGAAGTTGCACGCACTGTGAACCACATGAAAGATGAAGCAGCGAACTTTCCAGATCCAGTTGATCGCGCGGCTCAAGAAGAAGAATTTAGTTTAGAACTGCGTAATCGTGACCGTGAGCGCCGTTTAATTAAGAAAATTGAGAAAACACTAACAAAAATCGAAGAAGAAGAATTCGGCTTCTGTGATTCTTGTGGTGTTGAAATCGGTATTCGTCGATTAGAAGCACGTCCAACTGCTGATCTTTGTATTGACTGTAAAACTCTTGCAGAAATCAAAGAAAAGCAAATGGCAGGTTAA
- the gluQRS gene encoding tRNA glutamyl-Q(34) synthetase GluQRS, whose product MTTQYIGRFAPSPSGPLHFGSLVAALGSYLQAKSHQGKWLLRIEDLDPPREVPGAASLIIQTIENYGLEWDEEIVYQSQRHDLYQSQIDKWLQENNAYYCQCTRKQIKEDGGFYLGHCKDKLHSEKNSAVRLVMQHPVESFNDIKHGTITIPSQLAQEDFIIKRRDGLFAYNLAVVLDDIDQGVTEVVRGADLIEPTGRQISLYRQLGANEVSYLHLPLAVDEKGNKLSKQNYAPAIDNSTPKPTLLAALAFLGFIIPLEVKQATLNEILQWAIQHWQLNQLPTGLEITTPFSKPSI is encoded by the coding sequence ATGACAACTCAATACATTGGTCGTTTTGCACCATCACCTTCTGGTCCATTACACTTTGGCTCTCTTGTTGCAGCGCTAGGGAGCTACTTACAAGCTAAATCTCATCAAGGAAAATGGCTCCTTCGTATTGAAGATCTTGACCCACCAAGAGAAGTACCAGGCGCCGCTTCCTTAATCATTCAAACCATAGAGAATTACGGTCTAGAATGGGACGAAGAAATTGTATACCAAAGTCAACGACACGATTTATATCAATCTCAAATAGATAAATGGCTGCAAGAAAACAACGCTTATTATTGCCAGTGCACACGTAAACAAATAAAAGAAGACGGTGGTTTTTATTTAGGTCACTGCAAAGATAAGCTCCATTCAGAAAAAAATTCCGCTGTTCGTTTGGTTATGCAACATCCTGTTGAATCATTTAATGATATTAAACATGGCACGATTACAATCCCAAGCCAACTTGCACAAGAAGACTTTATTATTAAACGTCGAGATGGATTGTTTGCTTATAATCTCGCCGTGGTTCTTGATGATATAGACCAAGGAGTTACCGAAGTGGTCCGCGGTGCCGATCTCATTGAACCGACAGGACGCCAAATATCACTTTACCGTCAACTGGGTGCGAATGAAGTTAGCTACCTTCATTTACCCCTTGCTGTTGATGAAAAAGGTAATAAACTTTCTAAACAAAACTATGCACCCGCTATTGATAATAGTACCCCTAAACCAACACTATTAGCTGCATTAGCATTTTTAGGGTTTATAATTCCATTAGAAGTAAAACAAGCTACATTGAATGAAATTCTTCAATGGGCAATCCAACATTGGCAATTAAATCAGCTTCCAACTGGGCTCGAGATCACTACCCCATTCTCAAAACCCTCAATTTAA